Sequence from the Cinclus cinclus chromosome 21, bCinCin1.1, whole genome shotgun sequence genome:
ACCCACTTTTTCAATCAATTGGAAGCATTTACATAACGGCCTGATGCAGGGTTTCTCCTGTAAGGGatgtggagctggggatggcAAACACCCTCCCTGACACAGGAccagggggaatggctttagaCTGAAGGAGAGGAGGATTTAATGAGactttaggaagaaattctccccTGTGAGGCTgggaaggccctggcacaggatgcccagagaagctgtggctgtccctggatccctggaagtatccaaggccaggttggacactggggctgggagcaacctgggacagtggaaggtgtccctgcctgtggcagggggtggaatagGGTATCTTAAGttaccttccaacccaaaccattccatgatgcTGTGATGTCTCCAGTGCAGGAATTTGTTTCCTGGCACATTGTGAGCACTGGAAATGCTGACCTCCACTTATCAGCTTATTGACCCGTTCTGGCACTGCCTCCCCAGGAGTCAGCATGCAGGAGTCAGCCTGGGGTTAGCCAACACAGCTAGTTACTCTTTTCCTTCATTGTTCACCTTACAGTGGGCTCAGTCTTGAAAACTGATCTTGCCTGTTCTGTTACAGTCTCTCAGCCCATTCCTGTTGCTTGAGTCTCCAATGTCATCAcctttttctgcagaaatattCTACTTCTCCCCacccttaaaaacaccttttggCTTGACATAGAACCAGAGAATAACAGcgtggtttgggttgaaaggaaccttaaagctcatctcatttcaccccctgccatgggtagggacacctttcactaccccaggttgctccaagcccagtccagcctggccttggatactgATGGGGAGTCCACAAACTCTCTGGATAACGTGTGCCAGTGAACCTGTTTTGGTGTTCAGCACATTTCATTTCTTATCCTTCTTGTGAGGattccatccttttttttttcatttgtagcatgcagcagcagcctcaagTCCTGCTTTTGTACGTAGGTCATAAGCAGCCTGGTTCCCAGTGAGTCAGTGTCCTTTAGCTTTAGGGAATTCTATCTCTCTGCAAACCACGTGGGTTTGTCCATTTTGGGTTTCATAATAACCTCTGGGAAGAAGTTTTACATCAAACCCATCTCCCAGCCACGGTCTATGCATTGCTGCTGTTTATCCATCCTGACTTGCATCAAAGCAGTACTTGAGAACTTGTTTATCTGccccttttttttctcacttaaaTCCCCATCTGAGCAAAGGGAAATGCCAGATGCTTGTGAGCAGGATGTAAAATCTCCCATCTGATACAAACTGAGGGATTAAATAGCATGAGGGAGAATTAGTCCATATCTCTCAGCATTGCACGTAGAAGGATGCTGGCACCTCCCTCTGGGACGGGACTGCTCTCCCCatgcaatgggcagggacatttcaTATGCTATGTCCTCATGCAGAGGTGCTCCTAAAGAGGCATTAGGATTGAAATATGAAGGATTTGCTGccattctgtggtttttttcctttcccccccttgCCTTCAAAACATCAGTGGCCCCTCTAGAgggcagaggaagaaagagagagaatggaaaaggaaaacagcatgGTTTCATTAGATATGTGTGACATGAATAGCTGGAAGTGGTGTGGTCCACAGTATGCCCAGCTGGGGAGCTCTCAGATCATGATGTGTGGCAACCAGGATGCCAGCTGTATCCTTCCTGTTCAGTGCTCCTGGGGTCAGATAGACAATTCCTGGCCACTGAAAAAAGTGCCTTGTGGCTTTCTTTATGCTGGAAATGCTGAACTTTGGTTTGCTAGAGAGGTGCTGTGAGTCTTTTAAAGCCCCAATACAGTCACTGGCCCTTGGCCAGGCTGCTGATCTGCTGCCCTGGtccagagctgtgttttggcTGTTCTGTCCCACCCCGAGGAGTCTGTTCTGAGAGCAAACCTTCCCCGCTGTGTTCCCAGGTGATCCAGCCAaggtgctgcctgtgctggggctgctctcccagctAACGCGCATCTCCCATCCCCTGGTAGGAAATGGAGTCCAAGGTCTCTGAAGGCGGCCTCAACGTCACCCTCACCATCCGGCTGCTGATGCATGGCAAGGTAAGGAGCTCCCACAGTGGCAGTGTCCTCACAGGTGCCTCTCGCGCCTGCCCAGGcccacacacagctctgtccaCCTGTGCTAGCCCCAGGAATAGCTGGCTGCTGGTGGGGAGGGTGGCATGGTGCTCCTGCTCCCTCATTCCTGCTCTTCAACCCTATCCCTCTGCTTGGGACAGTGTCCAGGAGGTCTTTACTTCATGATGGGGTTGGGCTGGATTCTCATCACGTTTTCTAACGTCAGTTCctctttttctggctttttctcTGTAGGAAGTTGGAAGCATCATTGGGAAGGTAAGGATGCCTTTTAGCGTACCTTTGATGCTGGTCCTGCACCTGTGGCATGGTAGATGCCGTAGTTGCCTCTTCCCTCTGATGTCCTGAAAAGTGTGGGGTGCCTGAGCTGGTTGCTGCATTTGTGAGCCAGAAATTAGGAGAGATCCACAGATTGGTCAAAGACCATTCCCCTAAAAACCCCACCAAGCACCAGACTATTCCCAGCTGCTTCACTGAGTGATGGCTGGGAGTTTACAGTCATGTTGCTCTggtgtttttattaaataactTCTTTAAGAGATACTAAAAATGTCGCAGAGatacatttaaattatattttaaacaattCTATAGCccctgtctctgctgccagaggactCCATTTATCTTGTGCAGAAAAGCTTCCTGAGGTGCTCTGCTGTTTCCACAGTAGTTTGGAAAGTCCTGTCTATACAGgattagggttttttggggtggtttttaaAGAAAGGTTTATGGTGGCAGAGATTTGCAGCATGAATATGTTTTCCCTGCAGACTTGTGCCTTATTTTTCCATCAGCATGTCCAACTCTGGGAAGATTCACTGTTGTgaatatgtgtatatatatatatttgatgATTTACATACTCAGCTTTTCAGGCATCACAGCTCCCATGTTTTTGGCTATACATTGCCATTTATTAGGGAGATGCATTTTCAGTAGGATTGTTTTAAAGGTTGAAGTCTTGAATTTTCAGTAATGGCTTGGTTTTCCCTCCTGTTTCAGAAAGGAGAGACCGTGAAGAAGATGCGTGAGGAGGTGAGCAGCCTGCTCTGTGTACGATTTGGAGGAAGGGAGTGCAGAGTGGCCAGAGCTGCACATTGCCCTGTGTCAGATGTGCAATGATCCCCAGGGTCAGGATGAGCAAGGcagctgtccccagagctctTTGGACCAGTTTTCTCCCTTCATGCTCAAACTCCTATCACATTTTCCAGAGTCAAGTATTTAATGAAACATTAAGTCAGTTGTAAGGTGCTTTGAGTTTGTCCAGCATCTTTGTGCCTGCAGATCCCAAGGAGCTGTCAGGGCTGCGAGCAAAACTCTTTGCAGGCAATGATCCCATGAGCTGGTCTTGCCTTGATCCCATGGGTTTGCTTTGCAGTAAAACACTGGAAACCCTTTCTGAGGGTTGGGATAAGGCAGGGCTGAAATCACTGCAGAGGAGGGGTAGGAGTTTGGAAGGTTTGATGGAAGGCTGTGAGGCTGGCACGGGTATCAGGCTGAGAGAGGACCTGACCTGATTGCTTGGCTGTGGCTATTCCAGGACTCTTCTCTTTCCAGAGCGGGGCAAGGATTAACATCTCGGAGGGGAACTGCCCTGAGCGGATTGTCACCATCACTGGCCCCACTGATGCCATCTTCAAGGCTTTTGCCATGATCGCCTACAAATTTGAGGAGGTGAGAAATGTGAGCCAGCCCATGGCTGGTGACAGCAGTGCCTGGTTGGATTTGCCTAACTGGGACATGGCCTCAGCACAGAACCTTTCATACGTCTCTAAGTAGAgtgggtctggagcacaagtctgatgggGAGTGGCCAAGGGAGCTGGGGACTCagactggagaaaaggaggctcaggggggccTTCTTACTCTCTATAACTGCTTGGAAGGAGAGTGTAGCCATTTAGAGCTACATATTAGGGCTACACATAACAAGTGATAGGACCAGAGGAAATTACCTCAGATTTGggttggattttagggaaaatttcCTCACTGGAAGGTTGGTCAGgccttggaacaggctgtccagggcagtggtggtcaccatccctgaaagtgctCAAGAGGAAATGCTTTAGTCACCTGACCACAATGTGTGTGGATGTAGCACCTGGGCACTGGAGGTGGCTCTGGTGGGGAACCAAGGGCTGACATGCtgcccttttccttcccaaggacaTAACCAACTCCATGAGCAACAGCACCGCTACCAGCAAACCTCCGGTGACACTGCGGCTGGTGGTGCCGGCGAGTCAGTGCGGCTCCCTCATCGGCAAGGGGGGCTCCAAGATCAAGGAAATCCGAGAGGTAAGGCAGATTCCATTTCATTATTGCATCTCAGTGCAGCTCCTTGGagctgtgccacagccaggGGGGAGCTTCCTTGGAAAAGGGGATCCCTGTGGTGCACCGTGCATCACATTGCTTCCCGTGGTGGTctggctgctgtgggagcagtATCCCATGGGATGCCACATGCCGGGCCCTCAGGAGGCGCATGGCGTCGGAGCTGGAGCTGGTTCTGGGTGAAGGCTGTGGggtttctccttcctctctctttctgtcttcagTCCACAGGTGCTCAGGTCCAAGTGGCAGGGGACATGCTGCCCAACTCCACGGAGCGGGCGGTGACAATCTCGGGGACACCTGACGCAATTATCCAGTGTGTCAAACAGATCTGTGTGGTGATGTTGGAGGTACAGTCTGTAACAAAGGGGGTAAAGTGAATATGGAAAAGAGTCCCAGCTGGCCCCAccagagcactgggagctgtggagCATGTCTCTATCGTCCCCTTCACTACACACGTTGTTGGACCACTCTCATTTCCTGGCGCTCCACTGGAAACACACCCCATGTCTTTTCCCCACCATTGTCTATAGTTTCTAGAGTCCCATGCTGGAAGCCTGTCTGGTCGAGTTCCCTGAAGGAGGTGGTTTGTGTCAGAGCAGAGGATGGCTTCAGGGCAGAGGAGTGCCAGCAAGCTGGGACAGCCTGGCCTGGTGTCCCAGCAACACCCAGGGTACAGTGGGAAGGAGATGggggctgcagccactgctccaAGCACCTGGTCTCTGACTCACAAGGGCTACaatcaggaggaggaggaggccagAGTATTCCCTGCACTGCAGAAGCTGGAACTGAGAGCACAAGGCTGTGTTCCAGTGAGGCACAGTGGGAATGGTAGTGGAGAAATCTGGTGGAGAGCAGAGACTGTAGGGCACATGGATATATGTCCAAGGTGCCATTTTCTGGGATAAATGCTgacaagcagagctggaaggcCTCTGCCATGGACAGATGCTGCTGTTGCTGGAGATGACCTCAGCCACATGCCCCCCGTCCACACCTGCCCTCTCAGATGGGAGAAGCTCCAGGATGGTGACACATTCACCTCCTGGTGCATCCCAGGAATAGACAAAGCAGGGACCGATGCAAGGCCCGTCTGCCTAGCTGCACAGCCCTTTCACAGGAGGAAGGAGCACGTTTCCCACTGGAAAAGCTTCAGATGGGGATGACAAGGTTTGGTGAAGCCAAATGGAAGAATCTTCAGCTTGGCAGCAGGAGAAATCTCAGGAAAATATCTCAGGAGGAACAGCCAGGAGCCACATTACCTATCCCTGATGGCTGTGATGTTcaggcagctgcactgctgccaAAGGAGTTTTAGGCACTGGATGACTCCAGGTCACagactgcagcagagctgagcctgaGGTGATGCTTTGCCTTGTGTGTTAAAATGTCTCACAAAGCAAGATGTGCTGTTCCTCTCTATAGCTCAGccatgggaaagagaaaaacccACAAGTCTTCTTGCAGTCTGAAATCTGGAAAGTGCCCTGACTTTAGTGGCTCACAGAGATATTCCTTATCACCTTTCAGTCTTAAACAGATAATCCTGGCTTGCTCTCTCCAAGATTTGTAatgcaataaaagaaaaagtaggTTTGGAATGCTGGAGATGTTCTTTGATCAGCTTTCCCACAGACAGGTGCTTAGCAGGAGGATTTAGATAATGCTGCTTGCCTGCAAGTAGACATCCAAAGaatgtacaggaaaaaaagaactttcCATGAGATAGTGTAATTTCTATTGCCTGTCCTTATAGAACAGTCATTGAGTTGTTTAATTTTGGGTAGAAGCAGGAGGAGAGCTAGAATATCTCCTGATCCCTAGAAACCTCCATGTTTCCTATGGCCTGTAAGTTGTTCAGGAGAAAACTAGGAGGGAGACCCTgggtgagcagctcctgcacatcacaccagcagagcttggtcactgcagccctgctcagaCCTACCCCGGGACAGAGAGCAGCAAGACTACAgtatcatggaatcacagaatggtgtggattggaagggactttaaagaccATCTAATTCCAGCTTCCTGCCATGTGAAGGACATCTCTCAACTGACCACAGGTGCCTCGCAGCATCCACGTCCCAGCTTGGACGTAATGGACCACACCAAGGCCTGAAGGTGACCCTGTTCCAGTGGTGAGGAAGATGAGGGCAGCCAAAGACCTTGAGCATGGTCCCAGGTCGCTCAGATGGACTGTACCTCCCCATCTTGCTGCTTGAGGCTCTCCTCAGGGTGTTCTGAGGAGGcttcccagagcctggagcaggcagTGTGGTTTGTGTAGAGCAGAGCAAAGCTGAGGGAGGCAGTGGAGGTCCAGGAGGCCGTTTAGGGGCCCATGCCTTGGCAGGGGATCTCCCGTGCCCCAGGTTGTCCTTGTCGCCCATGAAACACCTCTCTCCCCCATGTGCTCCTGTCCAGAAATGTGGTGTTGCCTGGTGTGGGTGTTGCTGTGGCGGCCCCGGGGGCCGTGCTCCGTTAGGTGCTTTCTAACGCTCTTTTTGCTGCCGTTTCGGGAAAGCTGTTCTAatgttctctctccctctccttatCCCTTTTCCTAGTCCCCACCAAAAGGTGCCACCATTCCCTACCGCCCAAAGCCCGCCTCCACCCCTGTCATTTTTGCAGGTGGTCAGGTAAGAGCCGACCCGCTTGCAGCCTCCACTGCCAACCTCAGCCTTTTACTGCAGCACCAGCCGCTGCCCGTTAGTGCACTCAGGTTTCTTGCCTTCTGACTTGCATGGTGTCATCCCATCCATTGTGTGCCATGGCAGCTGGACTGAAAGGTCTTGGTTTAGCTCCTGTGATGGATGCTGGACaatgaggaaaagggaaaggccAGCCTGGGTGTCAGCTCCATATCAGGGAtacaaaggaaacaaaggaatgatacaaaggaaaggctggaatTTGCTTCACTAGACCCAAGTTCAGAATTTGTCAGTGGTTGAGAAGGAGAGGATTAGAAAAGCAGTGTTGAGCAAGAGGCTGTCACTGCTCTCTGGCACCTCCAGCCCACTTAAAAATACCTTTGTCTAGCTGTAATTGATCCAGGGTAGCAAGGGTTTGTTGCAGCTACTGCGCTGCTCAGGGCAGCCCCCATGGAAGAGCCATGTCCCCCCTCCCTGGCGCTTGGCTGGTTTGGGGTGCTGCTTCCCCCTGTGGCAGAGCCTGCGCTGTGTCACCCTCGGTGACATTGCAGCTTTGCAGACACCACATGCTATTTCCAGCAGTGAGCCTTGGGGTGGTTTTTCCTTTGTGGGATAACCATCACACAGGTGAGCTGGAGGTTAGTTTGCAACTGAAAATCAATAGAAACAAGAGCAACTGAGCACTTGGATGTTTCTCAAGAGGGAACTTGTACCTTTGCTTTCTCCATCTCATCTCCTTATCTCACCTGGTGGCCCAGGGTCTGCCTGTGGATGCCACCATGCTGTGGTGCATCACATCCAGGAGCAGATGTACCTTCCCAAGAGCTCCAAAAGCCAGGTAGGGCCAGCACCACAAAACCACAGCTTATGccacccagagcagctccacacGAGTTACTTATTTCTCTCCAAACCATAATAAATAGAAGGACCAACTAAGACCaggagcaaagcccagagcaCAGGCTATTTCAGGCTGAATTAGTCACTGCCAGGATCAGGAGTGTGTCACTCCATCTGAGCAGCTGTCCTGGAAAAGAGCTTTGAGTCCAGCTGCCTGGTGAACTGATCTTTTCAAAAGGGAGAGTGAGATAGAGGCATCAGTTCTCCTCCTGTGAATGGTTGGTGCCTTGGACAGAAGTAACATGATGGGAAAAAGCAACTGTCTCTGAAATGGGAGCTCTTCCCAAGTCTGGAAGCGCTATGGCTCTGCCCGAGGGGTGGCATGGGGTGGGCGGGCAGAGGACAGCTGGTGGCAGCGGTGACAGGTGTTTGGGGTGGGATGAGCCTCAGCAGGCTGAGAGATGTAGCAGCCAATGGCAACAATGGCAACACAGGGACCAGCCCTCAAAGGTCAGAGTTGAGTTGCATCTGTCCAAGACACCTTCCTGCCCTTGATTTCCTTTTTTGACTCAATTTCTCTAATCAAAAACTAATGGCCAAATCAAGCCACCAGGACAGGCAACTCTTCAGCCTCTGTCGTGTCCCCTTTGTGCTGGGATGCTGGTGGGCACTGGGACAGCCATTTTCCCTTTACCTCTTCCATGATTTTGGGGCTTTCCTTCACACAAAGCACTTTGCTCTTTGCAAACAATGTGGCAAATTTGCAGGAGGTTCCAAggttttctcctttcatttttcttggcaATCTTTACTCTCCCTTTGCAAAGTATTCTCCATCTCTTTTGCCATTTCTTTCAGAGTCATCTGAATAATGTGTCAACCAGTGAGATACATTTTGCTAGCTGGTTATGTCCTAAATATAGGGCTCTCTATTGTCTGGCTCTTTACCCATATTGGTGCTTATTTTGGggttatttgaaaacaaaaagagaaaggattGCTACAGAGGATGGGAAAAACACACAAGCCCACTTGCCTGGCAGATACTTGCATGGATTTATCAATTACAGCTGGTGAAAGGCATCGCAGTGCAGGCAGCCCTCGCCTCAATGCCTTTCCAAAGCCCCAGAAGAGCACTGGAATATACTGGGTGGATGTAAAGCATCCACTGCGACTTGTGCACCTGGAAATACGGAGAGGCTCACGGAGGTGGCTTGCTTTTGGGGAATCACACTTGGTCAGTGATGTCACTGTGCATGCACCTGCTACACGGGTTAGTGGTtatcagagaatcacaggagggtttgggttggaagggacactaAAGATCATCCACTTCCAACCCCCTCGCCACTGATCCTTATTTATTGTACAGCAAAGACCAGCCACAGCCTGATATTTCTACTCCATGCAATGCTGGCACCtagaaaaagctgtttctttccttctgaaaaaGCCAAACTGCGCCTGAGCCCTTGAAGTCAGGTAGCTCAGCATGTTCTAGGTTAGATGGGAGGTGGAACATTTCCCTCCTGCCCCAAGGATTTGGTGCCCCAGGGAGTTTAATGTGGCACAGGGGATCTCATCAGAGGGATGGAGTTCTCTCCCCTTGTCCTACTAGCCGTGGGTaacatctttgtttttcctttacagGCCTATACAATTCAGGGACAATATGCTATTCCACACCCGGATGTGAGTTTTACCCTATTTCTTCTTACACCCTTCTCTGTCACCTGCATGCTACTGCTAATTCACATAATATTAATATTAGCCAATAATATTAATAGTATAATTTCAAAGTAACTGGCCGTGTGTAGTATCTGTAATACCTCGAGTAGCCTTTTAACCTGTTAGCACTAAACTTTATTACTTCTGAGGACTTGGCCTGATGCTAAATTGTTTGCTCTATTCAGTGCTATCCCTTCATTGTGAGAGAAACCATACTCTATGCATTTTGTGCCTCAAAATgatcaaaacaagaaaaaaaataatactttcccttttatttccccttGTCTTTAAAATGTTGGTAAGCCAAGGGCATGTATTTAGCTGCTGAGTGCCTTGGTTGGGTGGGAAGAAACCAGAGCTCCGGGGGTTTTGTGCTTGAAGCCTGGGCAGGGATGTGCCTTTCTGAAGGGGTGCTCCTTTGGGTGATGTAGAAATTGGACAAACCCCCCCCACTGTGTCTCCCAGAGGGATGGGAAGGTGTGTGCTGCTGGATCATCCTGCTGAGGGCCCCCAGACCAGCATGGTCACCCTGAGTTTGGTGTCTGTCTCACTGCTGTGGGTGGCTGTCACCCGTGACAGGGCAGCATGGGGACAGCTCCCACTTCACCTCGGGATCCTTGgtgcagaggcaggagctgctctgagctACTCTGATTGAAGTTTGCTGATGCTGGGATCCCCTGGGCTCCTGTGCCTGTGGGGGGTCAGGGGGCACTTCTGTTGAGGGACATGGAGGGATCAACAGCTGGAATGTGTGCACCTGAAATTACCAAGGGAAATGGAAAGTCAGTCTGTTTGAAGGATTTCTTTGACAAAGCAGCGAAGCTTTCCTCAAAGCAGCTTTTCTGAGGTGGTCATGGCTCTTGGAAAAAGCAGGGACTTTCTAGATGTGTTTCCAAGGGGATAAAGTACATATCAAGTCCCATTGCAGAGGGTCCCTCCTGCTGCGAGCAGGGGTCTGCAGTGAGGCTGAGGATGTTGCAGTGGGGGGAAGCCTTCTCCAGCCATGCCACCCATGGGA
This genomic interval carries:
- the PCBP3 gene encoding poly(rC)-binding protein 3 isoform X1 produces the protein MESKVSEGGLNVTLTIRLLMHGKEVGSIIGKKGETVKKMREESGARINISEGNCPERIVTITGPTDAIFKAFAMIAYKFEEDITNSMSNSTATSKPPVTLRLVVPASQCGSLIGKGGSKIKEIRESTGAQVQVAGDMLPNSTERAVTISGTPDAIIQCVKQICVVMLESPPKGATIPYRPKPASTPVIFAGGQVRADPLAASTANLSLLLQHQPLPAYTIQGQYAIPHPDQLTKLHQLAMQQTPFTPLGQTTPAFPGEKLPLHSSEEAQNLMGQSSGLDASPPASTHELTIPNDLIGCIIGRQGTKINEIRQMSGAQIKIANATEGSSERQITITGTPANISLAQYLINARLTSEVTGMGAL
- the PCBP3 gene encoding poly(rC)-binding protein 3 isoform X2, whose amino-acid sequence is MESKVSEGGLNVTLTIRLLMHGKEVGSIIGKKGETVKKMREESGARINISEGNCPERIVTITGPTDAIFKAFAMIAYKFEEDITNSMSNSTATSKPPVTLRLVVPASQCGSLIGKGGSKIKEIRESTGAQVQVAGDMLPNSTERAVTISGTPDAIIQCVKQICVVMLESPPKGATIPYRPKPASTPVIFAGGQVRADPLAASTANLSLLLQHQPLPAYTIQGQYAIPHPDLTKLHQLAMQQTPFTPLGQTTPAFPGEKLPLHSSEEAQNLMGQSSGLDASPPASTHELTIPNDLIGCIIGRQGTKINEIRQMSGAQIKIANATEGSSERQITITGTPANISLAQYLINARLTSEVTGMGAL
- the PCBP3 gene encoding poly(rC)-binding protein 3 isoform X3, with protein sequence MESKVSEGGLNVTLTIRLLMHGKEVGSIIGKKGETVKKMREESGARINISEGNCPERIVTITGPTDAIFKAFAMIAYKFEEDITNSMSNSTATSKPPVTLRLVVPASQCGSLIGKGGSKIKEIRESTGAQVQVAGDMLPNSTERAVTISGTPDAIIQCVKQICVVMLESPPKGATIPYRPKPASTPVIFAGGQVRADPLAASTANLSLLLQHQPLPAYTIQGQYAIPHPDLTKLHQLAMQQTPFTPLGQTTPAFPGLDASPPASTHELTIPNDLIGCIIGRQGTKINEIRQMSGAQIKIANATEGSSERQITITGTPANISLAQYLINARLTSEVTGMGAL
- the PCBP3 gene encoding poly(rC)-binding protein 3 isoform X4 is translated as MESKVSEGGLNVTLTIRLLMHGKEVGSIIGKKGETVKKMREESGARINISEGNCPERIVTITGPTDAIFKAFAMIAYKFEEDITNSMSNSTATSKPPVTLRLVVPASQCGSLIGKGGSKIKEIRESTGAQVQVAGDMLPNSTERAVTISGTPDAIIQCVKQICVVMLESPPKGATIPYRPKPASTPVIFAGGQAYTIQGQYAIPHPDQLTKLHQLAMQQTPFTPLGQTTPAFPGEKLPLHSSEEAQNLMGQSSGLDASPPASTHELTIPNDLIGCIIGRQGTKINEIRQMSGAQIKIANATEGSSERQITITGTPANISLAQYLINARLTSEVTGMGAL
- the PCBP3 gene encoding poly(rC)-binding protein 3 isoform X6 produces the protein MESKVSEGGLNVTLTIRLLMHGKEVGSIIGKKGETVKKMREESGARINISEGNCPERIVTITGPTDAIFKAFAMIAYKFEEDITNSMSNSTATSKPPVTLRLVVPASQCGSLIGKGGSKIKEIRESTGAQVQVAGDMLPNSTERAVTISGTPDAIIQCVKQICVVMLESPPKGATIPYRPKPASTPVIFAGGQAYTIQGQYAIPHPDQLTKLHQLAMQQTPFTPLGQTTPAFPGLDASPPASTHELTIPNDLIGCIIGRQGTKINEIRQMSGAQIKIANATEGSSERQITITGTPANISLAQYLINARLTSEVTGMGAL
- the PCBP3 gene encoding poly(rC)-binding protein 3 isoform X5, with amino-acid sequence MESKVSEGGLNVTLTIRLLMHGKEVGSIIGKKGETVKKMREESGARINISEGNCPERIVTITGPTDAIFKAFAMIAYKFEEDITNSMSNSTATSKPPVTLRLVVPASQCGSLIGKGGSKIKEIRESTGAQVQVAGDMLPNSTERAVTISGTPDAIIQCVKQICVVMLESPPKGATIPYRPKPASTPVIFAGGQAYTIQGQYAIPHPDLTKLHQLAMQQTPFTPLGQTTPAFPGEKLPLHSSEEAQNLMGQSSGLDASPPASTHELTIPNDLIGCIIGRQGTKINEIRQMSGAQIKIANATEGSSERQITITGTPANISLAQYLINARLTSEVTGMGAL
- the PCBP3 gene encoding poly(rC)-binding protein 3 isoform X7 codes for the protein MESKVSEGGLNVTLTIRLLMHGKEVGSIIGKKGETVKKMREESGARINISEGNCPERIVTITGPTDAIFKAFAMIAYKFEEDITNSMSNSTATSKPPVTLRLVVPASQCGSLIGKGGSKIKEIRESTGAQVQVAGDMLPNSTERAVTISGTPDAIIQCVKQICVVMLESPPKGATIPYRPKPASTPVIFAGGQAYTIQGQYAIPHPDLTKLHQLAMQQTPFTPLGQTTPAFPGLDASPPASTHELTIPNDLIGCIIGRQGTKINEIRQMSGAQIKIANATEGSSERQITITGTPANISLAQYLINARLTSEVTGMGAL
- the PCBP3 gene encoding poly(rC)-binding protein 3 isoform X8, giving the protein MESKVSEGGLNVTLTIRLLMHGKEVGSIIGKKGETVKKMREESGARINISEGNCPERIVTITGPTDAIFKAFAMIAYKFEEDITNSMSNSTATSKPPVTLRLVVPASQCGSLIGKGGSKIKEIRESTGAQVQVAGDMLPNSTERAVTISGTPDAIIQCVKQICVVMLEAYTIQGQYAIPHPDLTKLHQLAMQQTPFTPLGQTTPAFPGEKLPLHSSEEAQNLMGQSSGLDASPPASTHELTIPNDLIGCIIGRQGTKINEIRQMSGAQIKIANATEGSSERQITITGTPANISLAQYLINARLTSEVTGMGAL